In Campylobacteraceae bacterium, a single genomic region encodes these proteins:
- the feoB gene encoding ferrous iron transport protein B, translated as MSSIQVALVGQPNCGKSTIFNMLTNVKQHISNYPGVTIDKKVGSFSFNDKKIAIIDLPGTYSFSSFSVEEKITRDYILKQDTNIILNTVDASTLRRNLYLSMQLFDMQKPMIIAFNMIDVAIQNGYEFDFTRLEKLCNARLIQTVASKKEGINELKKAILEVDNNKEAHISNVIDYKNLQKHVNIIQKLIEPLKLEHSSFYISIKLFEQDKQMFDYVKENIVESKEIFDALKEQAALFEKEYELTASSYIVRTRYDKADEWLKVCTKKSNSKRTISDKIDSIVLNRFLALPILGLIIFLLYQLSIVYGYELTNYTWPLLAALKNLVISFFPNENITSIPYITQLAIWMMNSVNALLNYLPIFLILFFLIACLEDVGYMPRMAFILDRLFSRFGLHGESTLPLVLGGIFAGGCAVPGVMATKGMNDKKARMITMLTVPLMNCLAKIPFYTLIIAAFFKEDMAIIMFLISTVTIFIALSVGKILSLSLFVSYETTPFIMELPSYHLPTLRGILIKVYDRIWLYLKKIVTIVAAVAVVLFVLIQVPGVSKEKKEVFDAQAIKMQKDFYKRIQTNTYLSHIDEKSEFKAYINYYNTYRAKRMNTTNKNTAKRIDARYIEKNPVFFKFVKPKRDKEARKINKAFKKFIRARKALFRNLKNEKVENSALGMMGKFFVPLTQYAGFDWKINVAFLSSFAARESSVATIGALYENNNAANSRNNNAIASSNLYTEVSAIAILIFMALTPPCIATMIMIKVQTNSYKWMIFATIYPITLGIFAAILVNNVGNAYFLSGVETMIFFYITVILITIALGLIPNSKKKEIYV; from the coding sequence ATGAGTAGTATTCAAGTTGCTTTAGTAGGACAACCTAACTGTGGAAAATCTACCATTTTTAATATGCTTACGAATGTAAAACAGCATATTTCAAATTACCCAGGGGTAACTATTGATAAAAAAGTAGGCTCTTTTTCTTTTAATGATAAAAAGATTGCTATTATTGATTTACCAGGTACCTATTCTTTTTCATCTTTTTCAGTAGAAGAAAAGATCACAAGAGATTATATTTTAAAGCAAGATACAAATATTATTTTAAATACAGTAGATGCTTCAACATTAAGACGAAATTTATATTTAAGTATGCAGCTTTTTGATATGCAAAAACCTATGATAATTGCTTTTAACATGATTGATGTAGCAATACAAAACGGTTATGAATTTGATTTTACGCGTTTAGAAAAACTGTGTAATGCAAGATTAATTCAAACCGTAGCATCAAAAAAAGAAGGAATAAATGAGCTAAAAAAAGCAATACTTGAGGTTGATAATAATAAAGAAGCTCATATCTCAAATGTTATTGATTATAAAAATTTGCAAAAACATGTAAATATCATTCAAAAATTAATCGAACCATTAAAACTTGAACATTCTTCTTTTTACATTAGCATTAAACTTTTTGAGCAAGACAAACAAATGTTTGATTATGTAAAAGAAAATATAGTAGAATCTAAAGAAATTTTTGATGCCCTAAAAGAGCAGGCAGCATTATTTGAAAAAGAGTATGAACTTACTGCTTCTTCTTATATTGTAAGAACCAGATATGACAAAGCAGATGAATGGCTTAAAGTATGTACAAAAAAAAGTAATTCTAAAAGAACCATAAGTGATAAAATTGATTCTATTGTATTAAATAGATTTTTAGCTTTACCCATTTTAGGACTTATAATATTTTTATTGTACCAACTTTCAATTGTTTACGGTTACGAACTTACAAATTATACCTGGCCCCTTTTGGCTGCTTTAAAAAACCTTGTTATTTCTTTTTTTCCAAATGAAAATATTACTTCCATTCCCTATATTACACAACTGGCAATTTGGATGATGAACAGTGTTAATGCTTTGCTTAATTATCTTCCAATATTTTTAATACTTTTCTTTTTGATTGCATGTTTAGAAGATGTAGGATACATGCCTCGTATGGCTTTTATCTTAGACAGGCTCTTTTCACGCTTTGGTTTACATGGAGAGTCCACGCTTCCTTTGGTTTTAGGTGGAATTTTTGCAGGAGGTTGTGCTGTTCCTGGAGTTATGGCTACAAAAGGAATGAATGATAAAAAAGCAAGAATGATTACAATGCTTACCGTTCCATTAATGAATTGCCTTGCAAAAATACCTTTTTATACCCTTATCATTGCAGCTTTTTTTAAAGAAGACATGGCAATTATTATGTTTTTAATTTCTACTGTAACTATTTTTATTGCTTTAAGTGTAGGAAAGATTCTCTCCCTTAGTCTTTTTGTTTCTTATGAAACAACTCCTTTTATTATGGAGCTTCCTTCTTATCATCTGCCTACGCTAAGAGGTATATTAATAAAAGTGTATGACAGGATTTGGCTTTATCTTAAAAAGATTGTAACCATTGTAGCAGCCGTTGCTGTGGTATTATTTGTATTAATACAAGTGCCAGGGGTTTCAAAAGAAAAAAAAGAAGTTTTTGATGCCCAAGCCATTAAAATGCAAAAAGATTTTTATAAAAGAATTCAAACAAATACGTATCTTTCACATATTGATGAAAAAAGTGAGTTTAAAGCCTATATCAACTACTACAATACCTACAGAGCTAAACGTATGAATACAACAAATAAAAATACAGCTAAACGTATTGATGCAAGATATATAGAAAAGAATCCAGTCTTTTTTAAATTTGTTAAACCCAAACGAGATAAAGAAGCAAGAAAAATAAACAAAGCCTTTAAAAAATTCATAAGAGCACGAAAAGCACTTTTTAGAAACCTTAAAAATGAAAAAGTTGAAAACTCTGCTTTAGGAATGATGGGGAAATTTTTTGTTCCACTTACTCAATATGCGGGATTTGACTGGAAAATCAATGTAGCATTCTTAAGCTCTTTTGCAGCAAGAGAAAGCTCAGTTGCTACCATTGGAGCTTTATATGAAAACAATAATGCTGCAAACTCTAGAAACAATAATGCAATAGCAAGCTCAAATTTATACACAGAAGTAAGTGCTATTGCCATTCTTATATTTATGGCTTTAACCCCACCTTGTATTGCAACAATGATTATGATTAAAGTTCAAACCAATTCTTATAAATGGATGATATTTGCAACTATTTATCCAATAACCTTAGGAATATTCGCAGCAATTTTAGTAAATAATGTTGGAAATGCTTACTTTTTAAGTGGGGTAGAAACAATGATCTTCTTTTATATCACTGTCATTTTAATAACTATAGCTTTAGGTTTAATCCCTAATTCAAAAAAAAAGGAAATATATGTATAA
- a CDS encoding FeoB-associated Cys-rich membrane protein, translated as MSIEEYIFTGLILAFALGYIYKSLFKSKGCGSCGCGDEKSKTPKTKCSDS; from the coding sequence ATGAGTATAGAAGAATATATTTTCACAGGCCTTATTTTAGCCTTTGCATTAGGCTATATTTACAAATCTCTTTTTAAAAGTAAGGGTTGTGGTTCTTGTGGGTGTGGAGATGAGAAAAGCAAAACTCCTAAAACTAAATGCAGTGATTCTTAA
- a CDS encoding ferrous iron transport protein A → MTLDQMDKNKTALITKLDTSGVLLKKFYDMGFIEGSQIKLIRKSPLNDPIEVKISSYYITLRIQEAKCIKVRYE, encoded by the coding sequence ATGACCCTCGACCAAATGGATAAAAATAAAACTGCTTTAATAACAAAATTAGACACCTCTGGAGTTTTGCTTAAAAAATTTTATGACATGGGCTTTATTGAAGGCAGCCAAATAAAACTAATTAGAAAATCCCCCTTAAATGATCCTATTGAAGTAAAAATTTCATCTTATTATATTACTTTGAGAATACAAGAAGCTAAGTGTATTAAGGTTAGGTATGAGTAG
- a CDS encoding DUF4198 domain-containing protein, translating to MNHLNKLLFVLLFVTNSMFSHMLWVNALQSKNYSPSSASVSIGWGHTTPIDDMLNSYNGKVNIKEFTLTSPDLKKINLRIPSSSLAIVKLKTKNFDVYDYDIALQKIAFKEKSKEGVYILEAKSQETHLLKYIDTKNRTRLKFTSIDKTKNVQRVISSLQGKRTAKAYITLGKWKKIKPLKQGLELIPLNDLSKVKVGDLLSFDVLFYGEPLASTSSMEYITASSNTFGQKEKFSLLSYIVDGKAQIRVQNKGQWLISTTHKDEVQNNIKLKHLKNKVKTIEETTTLTFIVH from the coding sequence ATGAACCACTTAAATAAATTATTATTTGTACTTCTTTTTGTTACAAATTCAATGTTTTCTCATATGCTTTGGGTTAATGCTTTGCAGTCTAAAAATTATAGCCCATCTTCTGCTTCGGTTAGTATTGGATGGGGACATACAACACCTATTGATGATATGTTAAATTCTTATAATGGAAAAGTAAATATTAAAGAATTTACTCTTACAAGTCCTGATTTGAAAAAAATAAACTTAAGAATTCCGAGTTCTTCTTTAGCAATTGTTAAACTAAAAACAAAAAACTTTGATGTTTATGATTACGATATTGCATTGCAAAAAATCGCCTTTAAGGAAAAAAGTAAAGAAGGTGTGTATATACTAGAAGCAAAATCGCAAGAAACACATTTGCTTAAATATATTGATACAAAAAATCGTACACGTTTAAAATTTACCAGTATTGATAAAACAAAGAATGTTCAACGTGTTATTAGCTCACTGCAAGGAAAAAGAACTGCAAAAGCATATATTACTCTTGGAAAATGGAAAAAAATAAAGCCCTTAAAACAAGGATTAGAGCTTATACCTTTAAATGATTTATCTAAGGTAAAAGTAGGAGATTTACTTAGTTTTGATGTATTATTTTATGGAGAGCCTCTTGCCTCTACTTCTAGTATGGAATATATTACTGCATCAAGTAATACTTTTGGACAAAAAGAAAAGTTTTCCTTGCTTTCATATATTGTTGATGGCAAAGCACAAATTAGAGTTCAAAATAAAGGACAGTGGCTTATATCTACTACTCATAAAGATGAAG